One window of Paludibacter propionicigenes WB4 genomic DNA carries:
- a CDS encoding winged helix-turn-helix domain-containing protein: protein MLSEKIGSNAGLVWTALQHGELNVKAIKKLTKLNEKDLNLALGWLAREGKVKFGESEGELVIKLT, encoded by the coding sequence ATGTTATCTGAAAAAATTGGAAGCAATGCAGGTCTGGTATGGACAGCATTGCAGCATGGCGAACTGAATGTAAAAGCCATAAAAAAGCTAACTAAACTCAACGAGAAAGACCTGAATTTGGCTCTCGGTTGGTTGGCACGTGAAGGAAAAGTAAAGTTTGGTGAATCAGAAGGTGAATTAGTCATCAAGCTGACCTGA
- a CDS encoding M6 family metalloprotease domain-containing protein: MNKRLILVTLSVFFYQLIFLQVYAVKAYPRPFTIKQPDGTLLTVVRQGDEFRHYTTTEDGFLLKKNRNGFLTYASVSATGDLIESNFIAKNANKRSFDELQYLKNINQASQIEKIQKAPSKVKALNIQSQRKNVFAVAGSPKILVILVNFSDVSFITPSPKTAFADLLNKEGYNSNGATGSARDYFMASTYGKLSPQFDVVGPVTLPNNMAFYGADGANGDANPVQMVVDACTLASQAGVDFSQYDTDNDGVIDNVFVCYAGYNEAEDGSDGSINANTVWPQSSSVIVNGNYTGTTESITFNGKLLSGFACTSELSGYTGGNMCGIGTFCHEFGHVLGLPDYYDTTGSHSNTLNSWSIMDAGNYNNNGKTPPLYSAYDRFYLGYFTPEQVSTASKLTLYPLYQGTTQPAGTSGQAYLISATNHNLSATNPSPNEFFIAEYRKKTGWDTYLPAEGMCVWHIDYNQTAWTNNSINYFSGNTQNATNHMHLYLQPTDGSLATTGSAFTSGSFTPTTWAGVDINRAIKNITKTPDNITFDFMPPKISTSANLVNYSTFFGTPTTSQKISISALNLISNLNVAFRDGVNFEVKLSTDETWSKSLTIVPTSGAVNAIIEIRYNPVSTGTQTDQLNISSDNLTTTTYSVSGTASIGPNSPVIFAGTVDNTLQFLPTKLFTTNTKTLNITTSDIVGDLSLTISGTDASLFSLSAGTVTKSAGNGIGGATVSINYVPTTLGTHNAILTVSGGGLPDRVIALSGTGK; encoded by the coding sequence ATGAACAAAAGACTTATACTCGTGACGCTTAGTGTCTTTTTTTATCAACTTATATTTCTACAGGTTTATGCAGTTAAAGCATATCCTCGTCCCTTCACAATAAAACAACCCGACGGCACGCTATTGACCGTAGTTAGGCAAGGGGATGAATTTAGACATTATACCACTACAGAGGACGGCTTTTTACTCAAAAAGAATAGAAACGGTTTTTTGACTTATGCTTCGGTTAGTGCTACCGGGGATCTGATAGAAAGCAATTTTATAGCCAAAAATGCAAATAAAAGATCTTTTGACGAGCTGCAATACCTGAAGAATATAAATCAGGCGTCTCAGATCGAAAAAATACAGAAAGCACCATCAAAAGTAAAGGCATTAAATATACAAAGTCAACGTAAAAATGTATTTGCCGTTGCCGGATCTCCTAAAATACTGGTGATTTTGGTAAATTTTTCGGATGTAAGTTTTATAACTCCTTCACCAAAAACAGCTTTTGCTGATTTACTGAATAAAGAAGGATATAATTCAAACGGTGCCACAGGCTCTGCACGCGATTATTTTATGGCAAGTACATACGGTAAGTTGTCTCCACAGTTTGATGTTGTAGGTCCGGTAACATTGCCTAATAATATGGCTTTTTATGGTGCCGACGGTGCTAACGGCGATGCCAATCCGGTGCAAATGGTAGTTGATGCTTGTACGCTTGCGAGTCAGGCAGGGGTGGATTTTTCTCAATACGATACGGACAACGATGGCGTTATTGATAATGTTTTTGTATGCTATGCAGGCTATAATGAAGCAGAAGACGGTTCGGATGGTAGTATTAATGCAAATACTGTCTGGCCTCAAAGTTCGTCTGTTATTGTGAATGGGAATTACACGGGAACTACAGAGTCTATCACTTTCAACGGAAAACTATTGTCTGGCTTTGCTTGTACTTCCGAATTAAGTGGCTACACAGGTGGTAATATGTGTGGTATCGGGACTTTCTGCCATGAGTTTGGACATGTACTGGGACTTCCGGACTATTACGATACAACCGGATCCCATAGCAATACTCTGAATTCATGGAGTATTATGGACGCCGGAAACTATAATAACAATGGCAAAACACCTCCATTGTATTCTGCTTACGACAGGTTTTATCTGGGATATTTTACTCCGGAGCAGGTGAGTACAGCTTCTAAACTGACTTTATATCCACTTTATCAGGGAACTACCCAACCAGCTGGCACTTCGGGGCAAGCATACCTGATTTCGGCAACTAATCACAATTTAAGTGCAACAAATCCAAGTCCAAATGAATTTTTTATAGCAGAATATAGGAAAAAAACAGGCTGGGATACGTATTTACCTGCCGAAGGAATGTGTGTTTGGCACATCGACTATAATCAAACTGCATGGACTAACAATTCAATCAATTATTTCAGTGGAAATACGCAGAATGCCACCAATCATATGCATTTGTATCTGCAACCTACCGATGGTTCTTTAGCAACCACCGGAAGCGCATTTACCAGCGGTTCATTCACCCCTACAACCTGGGCAGGTGTGGATATAAACAGAGCGATTAAAAACATCACGAAAACACCCGATAATATCACTTTTGATTTTATGCCACCAAAAATTTCCACTTCGGCTAATTTGGTGAATTATAGTACATTCTTTGGTACGCCAACAACTTCTCAAAAAATCAGCATTTCTGCTCTGAACCTAATTTCTAATCTGAATGTAGCATTCAGGGATGGAGTTAATTTTGAAGTAAAGCTCTCGACTGACGAAACGTGGTCTAAATCACTGACCATAGTACCAACTTCAGGAGCGGTGAATGCAATTATTGAGATACGCTATAACCCTGTATCTACCGGAACTCAGACGGATCAATTAAATATTAGCTCTGATAATCTAACCACCACAACCTATAGTGTAAGTGGAACTGCATCGATTGGTCCGAATTCTCCTGTTATTTTTGCAGGAACTGTTGATAATACACTACAGTTTTTGCCAACAAAACTCTTCACTACAAATACCAAAACACTGAACATTACTACTTCAGATATTGTAGGAGATTTAAGTCTTACCATCTCAGGTACAGATGCTTCATTGTTTTCTCTTTCTGCCGGCACTGTTACAAAAAGTGCTGGAAACGGCATTGGTGGTGCTACCGTCTCGATTAATTATGTTCCCACTACGTTGGGAACTCATAATGCAATTCTCACTGTTTCCGGAGGTGGTTTGCCTGATCGGGTTATAGCGCTCTCCGGCACAGGAAAGTAA